A region of Canis lupus familiaris isolate Mischka breed German Shepherd chromosome 38, alternate assembly UU_Cfam_GSD_1.0, whole genome shotgun sequence DNA encodes the following proteins:
- the CDK18 gene encoding cyclin-dependent kinase 18 isoform X1 — protein MNKMKNFKRRLSLSVPRTETIEESLTEFTEQFNQLHNRRNEDLQLGPLSRDPQPETSTFSPTDSGEDPGQPSPGMQYRRQNQRRFSMEDISKRLSLPMDIRLPQEFLQKLQLESPDLPKPLSRMSRRASLSDIGFGKLETYVKLDKLGEGTYATVFKGRSKLTENLVALKEIRLEHEEGAPCTAIREVSLLKNLKHANIVTLHDLIHTERSLTLVFEYLDSDLKQYLDHCGNLMSMHNVKIFMFQLLRGLAYCHRRKILHRDLKPQNLLISERGELKLADFGLARAKSVPTKTYSNEVVTLWYRPPDVLLGSTEYSTPIDMWGVGCIHYEMATGRPLFPGSTVKEELHLIFRLLGTPTEETWPGVMALSEFRAYSFPQYLPQPLISHAPRLDTDGLHLLSSLLLYESKSRMSAEAALSHPYFRSLGERVHQLEDRDPAPEGPRLPGPGLPAARTREEPEAEHLLSRAHPAAAPGTRGHSKHDRRQDGVCVALGGQRSQGWWLAQKTFWQLCRPRLFLFHFAHASPAAFTQTLTPLSPALALGMSCFPRRREGGREGPQTLSHPEVLGQQRGTHTDGRIQVPG, from the exons ATGAACAAGATGAAGAACTTCAAGCGCCGCCTCTCCCTGTCAGTGCCTCGCACCGAGACTATCGAGGAGTCCTTGACTGAGTTCACAGAGCAGTTCAACCAGCTACACAATCGACGCAATGAGG ATCTGCAGCTCGGGCCTCTCAGCAGAGACCCCCAGCCAGAGACCAGCACCTTCTCCCCGACAGACAGCGGGGAGGACCCTGGGCAGCCGTCCCCTGGCATGCAGTACCGGCGGCAGAACCAGCGCCGCTTCTCCATGGAG GACATCAGTAAGAGGCTGTCTCTGCCTATGGACATCCGCCTACCCCAGGAATTCCTGCAGAAGCTACAGCTGGAGAGTCCAGACCTGCCCAAACCACTCAGCCGCATGTCCCGCCGAGCATCCCTG TCAGATATTGGCTTTGGGAAACTGGAAACATACGTGAAGCTGGACAAACTGGGGGAG GGTACCTATGCCACAGTCTTCAAAGGGCGCAGCAAACTGACGGAGAACCTGGTGGCCCTAAAGGAGATCCGGCTGGAGCATGAGGAGGGGGCGCCTTGCACTGCCATCCGAGAGG TGTCTCTACTGAAGAACCTAAAGCACGCCAATATTGTGACTCTGCATGACCTCATCCATACGGAACGGTCTCTTACCCTGGTGTTTGAGTACCTG GATAGTGACCTGAAGCAGTATCTGGACCACTGCGGAAACCTCATGAGCATGCACAATGTCAAG attTTCATGTTCCAGCTGCTCCGGGGCCTTGCCTACTGCCACCGCCGCAAGATCCTGCACCGAGATCTGAAACCACAGAACCTGCTCATTAGTGAGAGGGGGGAGCTGAAGCTGGCTGACTTTG GACTGGCCCGGGCCAAGTCAGTACCCACGAAGACCTACTCCAATGAGGTGGTGACCCTGTGGTACAGGCCCCCGGATGTGCTGTTGGGGTCCACGGAGTACTCCACCCCCATTGACATGTG GGGCGTGGGCTGCATCCACTACGAGATGGCCACGGGGAGGCCCCTCTTCCCCGGCTCCACGGTCAAGGAGGAGCTGCACCTCATCTTCCGACTCCTCG ggacCCCGACGGAAGAGACGTGGCCCGGCGTGATGGCCCTGTCCGAGTTCAGAGCCTACAGCTTCCCTCAGTACCTGCCGCAGCCGCTCATCAGCCACGCTCCCAG GTTGGACACTGACGGCCTCCACCTCCTGAGCAGCCTCCTCCTG TACGAATCCAAGAGTCGCATGTCAGCCGAGGCGGCCCTGAGTCACCCCTACTTCCGGTCTCTGGGAGAGCGTGTGCACCAGCTTGAAGATA GAGATCCAGCTCCAGAAGGACCCAGGCTACCGGGGCCTGGCCTTCCAGCAGCCAG GACGAGGGAAGAGCCGGAGGCAGAGCATCTTCTGAGCCGTGCCCACCCTGCTGCGGCCCCAGGGACGAGAGGTCACAGCAAGCACGACCGCAGGCAGGATGGGGTCTGCGTGGCTCTGGGCGGACAGAGGAGCCAGGGCTGGTGGCTGGCCCAGAAGACCTTTTGGCAGCTCTGCCGGCCACGGCTGTTTCTCTTCCACTTCGCACATGCCTCCCCTGCAGCCTTCACCCAGACATTAACCCCTCTGTCACCTGCCCTGGCACTGGGCATGAGCTGCTTtcccaggaggagagaagggggcagggagggacctCAGACCCTTTCCCACCCTGAGGTGCTCGGGCAGCAGCGTGGGACCCACACAGACGGGAGAATCCAGGTGCCAGGCTGA
- the CDK18 gene encoding cyclin-dependent kinase 18 isoform X2 — MNKMKNFKRRLSLSVPRTETIEESLTEFTEQFNQLHNRRNEDLQLGPLSRDPQPETSTFSPTDSGEDPGQPSPGMQYRRQNQRRFSMEDISKRLSLPMDIRLPQEFLQKLQLESPDLPKPLSRMSRRASLSDIGFGKLETYVKLDKLGEGTYATVFKGRSKLTENLVALKEIRLEHEEGAPCTAIREVSLLKNLKHANIVTLHDLIHTERSLTLVFEYLDSDLKQYLDHCGNLMSMHNVKIFMFQLLRGLAYCHRRKILHRDLKPQNLLISERGELKLADFGLARAKSVPTKTYSNEVVTLWYRPPDVLLGSTEYSTPIDMWGVGCIHYEMATGRPLFPGSTVKEELHLIFRLLGTPTEETWPGVMALSEFRAYSFPQYLPQPLISHAPRLDTDGLHLLSSLLLYESKSRMSAEAALSHPYFRSLGERVHQLEDTASIFSLKEIQLQKDPGYRGLAFQQPGRGKSRRQSIF; from the exons ATGAACAAGATGAAGAACTTCAAGCGCCGCCTCTCCCTGTCAGTGCCTCGCACCGAGACTATCGAGGAGTCCTTGACTGAGTTCACAGAGCAGTTCAACCAGCTACACAATCGACGCAATGAGG ATCTGCAGCTCGGGCCTCTCAGCAGAGACCCCCAGCCAGAGACCAGCACCTTCTCCCCGACAGACAGCGGGGAGGACCCTGGGCAGCCGTCCCCTGGCATGCAGTACCGGCGGCAGAACCAGCGCCGCTTCTCCATGGAG GACATCAGTAAGAGGCTGTCTCTGCCTATGGACATCCGCCTACCCCAGGAATTCCTGCAGAAGCTACAGCTGGAGAGTCCAGACCTGCCCAAACCACTCAGCCGCATGTCCCGCCGAGCATCCCTG TCAGATATTGGCTTTGGGAAACTGGAAACATACGTGAAGCTGGACAAACTGGGGGAG GGTACCTATGCCACAGTCTTCAAAGGGCGCAGCAAACTGACGGAGAACCTGGTGGCCCTAAAGGAGATCCGGCTGGAGCATGAGGAGGGGGCGCCTTGCACTGCCATCCGAGAGG TGTCTCTACTGAAGAACCTAAAGCACGCCAATATTGTGACTCTGCATGACCTCATCCATACGGAACGGTCTCTTACCCTGGTGTTTGAGTACCTG GATAGTGACCTGAAGCAGTATCTGGACCACTGCGGAAACCTCATGAGCATGCACAATGTCAAG attTTCATGTTCCAGCTGCTCCGGGGCCTTGCCTACTGCCACCGCCGCAAGATCCTGCACCGAGATCTGAAACCACAGAACCTGCTCATTAGTGAGAGGGGGGAGCTGAAGCTGGCTGACTTTG GACTGGCCCGGGCCAAGTCAGTACCCACGAAGACCTACTCCAATGAGGTGGTGACCCTGTGGTACAGGCCCCCGGATGTGCTGTTGGGGTCCACGGAGTACTCCACCCCCATTGACATGTG GGGCGTGGGCTGCATCCACTACGAGATGGCCACGGGGAGGCCCCTCTTCCCCGGCTCCACGGTCAAGGAGGAGCTGCACCTCATCTTCCGACTCCTCG ggacCCCGACGGAAGAGACGTGGCCCGGCGTGATGGCCCTGTCCGAGTTCAGAGCCTACAGCTTCCCTCAGTACCTGCCGCAGCCGCTCATCAGCCACGCTCCCAG GTTGGACACTGACGGCCTCCACCTCCTGAGCAGCCTCCTCCTG TACGAATCCAAGAGTCGCATGTCAGCCGAGGCGGCCCTGAGTCACCCCTACTTCCGGTCTCTGGGAGAGCGTGTGCACCAGCTTGAAGATA CGGCATCCATCTTCTCCCTGAAGGAGATCCAGCTCCAGAAGGACCCAGGCTACCGGGGCCTGGCCTTCCAGCAGCCAG GACGAGGGAAGAGCCGGAGGCAGAGCATCTTCTGA